Proteins encoded in a region of the Haloglomus salinum genome:
- a CDS encoding amphi-Trp domain-containing protein, which translates to MPEEVLFETESMQSRSEVAAYLRDVADALESDGAVTLKSGDQSVSVTPPNRVEFEVKVEREGPASGPGELGLELELEWDEDAPVDGEELSIE; encoded by the coding sequence ATGCCCGAAGAAGTGCTGTTCGAGACGGAGTCGATGCAGAGCCGGTCGGAAGTCGCCGCTTACCTGCGCGACGTCGCGGACGCGCTGGAGTCGGACGGTGCCGTCACGCTGAAATCCGGGGACCAGTCGGTCTCCGTGACGCCGCCCAACCGGGTGGAGTTCGAGGTGAAGGTCGAGCGCGAGGGGCCGGCCAGCGGCCCCGGCGAACTCGGCCTCGAGCTGGAACTGGAGTGGGACGAGGACGCTCCCGTCGACGGCGAGGAGCTCTCCATCGAGTAA
- a CDS encoding N-acetylneuraminate synthase family protein → MPDERDIEPVHIGDRAVGPGEPAYVIAEAGANHDGELAKAKRLVDAAVESGADAVKFQNYSADTLVTRDAPKYWGEGTQYEKFAELDVLERSDYEAMAAHARQQDITYLSTPFDHAAVDLLDDLDVPAYKVASGDLTHHPLLRDVASRGEPVILSTGMATLAEVRAAVGVIEDAGNEDIVLLHCITKYPTDIEDANLRMLSTLMAEFDYPVGLSDHTIGTTVPVAAAAMGAAVIEKHFTYDTSLEKSPDHRLSADTEVMGEIVDRTREVHAAMGRAEQGPTEVEADGMRLARRSLVTARSIEAGERIRRADLAVKRPGTGLAPELLFEVDEEVWRATRDLPGDTVLTAEDIERES, encoded by the coding sequence ATGCCGGACGAACGCGACATCGAGCCGGTCCACATCGGGGACAGAGCGGTCGGTCCGGGCGAGCCGGCCTACGTCATCGCCGAGGCCGGCGCCAACCACGACGGTGAGCTGGCGAAGGCGAAGCGGCTCGTCGACGCGGCCGTCGAGAGCGGCGCCGACGCCGTCAAGTTCCAGAACTACTCCGCCGACACCCTCGTCACGCGCGACGCCCCGAAGTACTGGGGCGAGGGCACACAGTACGAGAAATTCGCGGAACTCGATGTCCTCGAGCGCTCGGACTACGAGGCGATGGCGGCCCACGCCCGCCAGCAGGACATCACGTACCTCTCGACCCCGTTCGACCACGCGGCCGTCGACCTGCTCGACGACCTCGACGTGCCCGCGTACAAGGTGGCGTCGGGGGACCTCACCCACCATCCGCTCCTCCGGGACGTGGCCTCACGGGGCGAGCCGGTCATCCTCTCGACAGGGATGGCGACGCTGGCGGAGGTTCGCGCGGCCGTCGGCGTCATCGAGGACGCCGGGAACGAGGATATCGTGTTGCTCCACTGCATCACGAAGTACCCGACCGATATCGAGGACGCGAACCTGCGGATGCTGTCGACGCTGATGGCCGAGTTCGACTATCCCGTCGGCCTCTCGGACCACACCATCGGGACGACGGTGCCGGTCGCGGCGGCCGCGATGGGGGCCGCCGTCATCGAGAAGCACTTCACCTACGACACGTCGCTGGAGAAGAGCCCGGACCATCGGCTCTCCGCCGACACCGAGGTGATGGGCGAGATCGTCGACCGCACCCGCGAGGTGCACGCGGCGATGGGGCGGGCCGAGCAGGGGCCGACCGAGGTGGAGGCCGACGGGATGCGGCTGGCCCGGCGCTCGCTCGTCACCGCCCGGTCCATCGAGGCCGGCGAGCGAATCCGGCGGGCGGACCTCGCGGTCAAGCGGCCGGGGACCGGTCTCGCTCCGGAACTGCTGTTCGAGGTCGACGAGGAGGTGTGGCGCGCGACCCGGGACCTGCCCGGCGACACCGTCCTGACGGCCGAGGACATCGAGCGGGAGAGCTAG
- a CDS encoding cytidylyltransferase domain-containing protein: MDPTDPLCIVPARGTSPGLPKKHFKQLAGKPVLAHTVETGLSCPGIEEVLVTTEDEALAELAREHGARAPFLRPERLATDALLYEVVAHAVEQVRGERPVTAATPIVVLQPNVPFRRVADVELAIERFRGGHEAVISVAEERRFFWRAQEGTSGTNGDTEDGGRLEPRFDERALRADLEPFYRETGSINVTSTALLERGTRVGETPGYVVTDRLSSLAIDGVVDLWLAERLSQGPRVVFRVDGGGNRGLGHVSRCLTLAAELERTLRAAPTFVCRADYPAGIAAIRDAGREVQVVDPDERDPLAPVTAMDPALVFLDVLDTDPERVRQLHRTAAAVVNLEDLAGGPESADLVVNALYEPELVEGGDNHLAGAEYFVLREEFRDRPLEVPETAEHGLLTFGGSDPAGLSALAVEAVAGDGREYRLVRGPDFDDSDLDAALAGAPNVTAVTDPEMGAVMEWADFAVCSGGRTAYELAATGTPTLVLAQNDREHERMAALGERGVVSYLGDGRGMSAGGLRTAIDDLAADRERRRELAERAREFVDGAGTRRILDAVHEALLG; the protein is encoded by the coding sequence ATGGACCCGACCGACCCACTCTGCATCGTCCCCGCGCGCGGGACCTCGCCCGGCCTGCCGAAGAAGCATTTCAAGCAGCTCGCCGGGAAGCCGGTCCTCGCACACACGGTCGAGACGGGACTCTCGTGCCCGGGCATCGAGGAGGTGCTCGTCACGACGGAGGACGAGGCGCTGGCCGAACTCGCGCGTGAGCACGGCGCCCGGGCCCCGTTCCTCCGACCCGAGCGACTGGCCACCGACGCGCTCCTGTACGAGGTCGTCGCACACGCCGTCGAGCAGGTGCGCGGGGAGCGACCCGTGACCGCGGCGACGCCCATCGTCGTCCTCCAGCCGAACGTCCCGTTCCGACGAGTCGCGGACGTGGAGTTGGCCATCGAGCGGTTCCGGGGCGGCCACGAGGCGGTCATCAGCGTCGCCGAGGAGCGGCGGTTCTTCTGGCGAGCGCAGGAGGGGACTTCGGGGACGAACGGGGACACGGAGGACGGCGGCCGGCTCGAACCGCGTTTCGACGAGCGTGCGCTCCGGGCCGACCTCGAACCGTTCTACCGGGAGACGGGTTCGATAAACGTCACGTCGACGGCACTGCTCGAACGGGGGACCCGGGTCGGCGAGACGCCGGGCTACGTCGTCACCGACCGACTCTCCTCGCTGGCTATCGACGGCGTGGTGGACCTGTGGCTGGCCGAGCGGCTCTCGCAGGGGCCCCGCGTCGTCTTCCGCGTCGACGGGGGCGGGAACCGGGGGCTGGGACACGTCTCGCGGTGTCTCACGCTCGCCGCGGAGCTGGAGCGGACGCTCCGCGCGGCGCCGACCTTCGTCTGTCGGGCCGACTACCCCGCGGGTATCGCCGCCATCCGGGACGCCGGGCGCGAGGTGCAGGTGGTCGACCCGGACGAGCGCGACCCGCTCGCGCCCGTCACAGCGATGGACCCGGCCCTCGTGTTCCTGGACGTGCTGGACACGGACCCCGAGCGGGTGCGCCAGCTCCACCGGACCGCGGCGGCGGTCGTCAACCTGGAGGACCTCGCGGGCGGTCCCGAGTCCGCCGACCTCGTCGTGAACGCGCTGTACGAGCCCGAGCTCGTCGAGGGGGGCGACAACCATCTCGCGGGCGCGGAGTACTTCGTCCTGCGAGAGGAGTTCCGCGACCGTCCGCTCGAAGTGCCAGAGACGGCCGAGCACGGCCTGCTGACGTTCGGCGGGAGCGACCCCGCGGGGCTGTCGGCGCTCGCCGTCGAGGCGGTGGCTGGTGACGGCCGCGAGTACCGGCTCGTCCGCGGGCCGGATTTCGATGACTCCGACCTGGACGCGGCGCTGGCCGGGGCGCCGAACGTGACCGCCGTCACGGACCCGGAGATGGGTGCGGTGATGGAGTGGGCCGACTTCGCGGTCTGCTCGGGCGGGCGGACGGCGTACGAACTTGCGGCGACCGGGACGCCGACGCTCGTCCTGGCACAGAACGACCGCGAACACGAGCGGATGGCTGCACTCGGCGAGCGCGGCGTCGTCAGCTACCTCGGCGACGGCCGTGGGATGTCGGCCGGGGGCCTGCGGACGGCCATCGACGACCTCGCTGCGGACCGCGAGCGCCGGCGGGAACTGGCCGAGCGCGCCAGGGAGTTCGTCGACGGGGCGGGCACCCGGCGGATTCTGGATGCGGTCCACGAGGCGCTGCTAGGGTGA
- a CDS encoding BsuPI-related putative proteinase inhibitor — MSPLDASLEVTVDGDGQRVQFTLVVENAGHDPVSVTFRDSGDADFAVLTAAGEEVWRWSDGRLFAQTLRPAEFAPGESATFEVEWPDPASGDYTAVGELRIRESEVRAETPFSV, encoded by the coding sequence GTGTCACCGCTCGACGCGTCGCTGGAGGTCACGGTCGACGGCGACGGCCAGCGGGTGCAGTTCACGCTGGTCGTCGAGAACGCCGGTCACGACCCTGTCAGCGTGACCTTCCGCGACAGCGGCGATGCGGACTTCGCCGTGTTGACGGCTGCCGGCGAGGAGGTGTGGCGCTGGTCGGACGGCCGGCTGTTCGCGCAGACGCTCCGTCCGGCCGAGTTCGCCCCCGGCGAGTCGGCCACGTTCGAGGTCGAGTGGCCGGACCCCGCGTCCGGCGACTACACCGCCGTCGGCGAACTCCGCATCCGTGAGAGCGAGGTCCGCGCGGAGACGCCGTTCTCGGTCTGA
- a CDS encoding phytanoyl-CoA dioxygenase family protein: MATVPDAENDRVPDLDADAGTYADTLAADGVVVVEDFLAPSLCDEIRERVETRLDDLPRAGPDDDYGSLSTRGEPVVRERTGETDDGMLDVFNMDLAIPALAQLKRDRFVAGIVDDAAGTRYTPDNLNVYVNRGVTGTRDFHADTYAGKFKAFVYLTDVPDERYGPFQYIPGSHDPSVLRRKATQLLNRVRGDPPTDGVFYDDDDALVCTAPKGTLIVANQAGLHRGTPQEPGFERMLATTSHTPAGADHH; this comes from the coding sequence ATGGCTACGGTCCCCGACGCCGAGAACGACCGGGTGCCAGACCTCGACGCGGATGCCGGGACGTACGCGGATACGCTGGCTGCCGATGGTGTCGTCGTGGTGGAGGACTTCCTCGCGCCGTCACTCTGTGACGAAATCCGTGAGCGCGTCGAGACGCGGCTCGACGACCTCCCGCGCGCCGGTCCGGACGACGACTACGGTTCGCTCTCGACGCGCGGCGAGCCGGTCGTCAGAGAGCGGACCGGCGAGACCGACGACGGGATGCTCGACGTGTTCAACATGGACCTCGCGATTCCGGCGCTGGCACAGCTCAAGCGCGACCGCTTCGTCGCCGGAATCGTCGACGATGCGGCTGGGACACGCTACACCCCGGACAACCTCAACGTCTACGTCAACCGCGGCGTCACGGGGACCCGTGACTTCCACGCCGACACCTACGCGGGCAAGTTCAAGGCGTTCGTCTACCTCACCGACGTGCCCGACGAGCGCTACGGCCCGTTCCAGTACATCCCGGGGAGTCACGACCCCTCCGTCCTGCGGCGGAAGGCCACACAGCTCCTCAACCGTGTCCGCGGCGACCCACCGACGGACGGCGTCTTCTACGACGACGACGACGCGCTCGTCTGCACGGCCCCGAAGGGAACGCTCATCGTCGCGAACCAGGCCGGGCTCCACCGCGGGACCCCGCAGGAGCCGGGCTTCGAGCGCATGCTCGCGACCACCTCGCACACGCCGGCGGGCGCCGACCACCACTGA